The segment CCCAATTGTTAGATACTGAGACATGGTTTACTGCTTGAGATCTGATGAACTCTTTCTTCAATAGGCCTTTGATCATTAGGAAACTATGTTTCTCTTTGCAGTAAATTGCTGGAATCATGAACTCTATGAAACTCTTTTTTGCAGTTTAGGGTCTCCTTGCAGTTGCGGACTGAAAGCAAAATCTTTCAAGGTTACATCATTCAAAGGCGGCATTCAAAACAGTGAATCAGGAGGAAGAGAAAGCGGGAAGAAAGTTACTAACAACTCGGTAAAACTATCTTACCGTTCAGATGATGACGAAAACAACGTGAACAGCTCTCCAAAGGCACAGAACACATCGCTTTCATATACCTCGGAAGCAGATGACTCAGTCACAGGACAACCTGCTATCCAAAAGCTATTCAAGAAATGGTTAACACTGCTGCGCACACAATCACCTACTCAAGTGGCTGACGAGGCTTtgggaggagaagaagaggctCCACAGACGACAAAGCCAGAAACTGAAACAGAGATCAAGAAAACAGAAAGCCTCCAGAGTACAAAGAGTACACTCTGGACCTTGTTCTGGAGTCTAGACGCATCTGTCAAGATTCCTTTACTGCTATTGTAAGTATTGAGCATCATCAGTGCAtcgttttcttttgtttgatgAGGCTGATCTAGAAGTTATGACCATTGTGCAGTGTTCCAGCTTTCTTAGCTGTTAACGCAATCTACGGAGCTGAAGTTACAAAGGAGCTATCCCCTCTGTGGATAGCTGGTCCCTTGATCGTCGCTCTTTATGTCAAAATGTTCCAGGGACTATGCACCCTTTACGCCTTCTGCTTCAAACAAACCGCCAAAGTGATAAGAAACCTACCATCTTATTACATCATGGCGTACCATTACATCGCCCAGGGCAAGCTCAGGGACGACGTGAGAGGTCTGGTGACTCGTCCAATGGTGGCGGTTAAGAACGCTGACTACAAAGAGATCACAGGCGCCAAACTGAAACAGCTTCGAGAGTGGCTCGTTGAGAAGTACTTGGATTTTGTTGAATCTATTTGGCCTTATTACTGCAGAACTATCAGATTCCTGAAGAGGGCTAACCTGATTTGAAGCTCTTCAATATGGAAACCCTCGAGTCAGGGCTTCTCAATGATCTGTACTTTTCATGTTGTCTTTGATTTTACCTTTTTTGATTCTTAAAATCTTAGAAAGGCTTTTCATGTCTTTGCTGTTGTTGTCTCCATGTATACTGCTACCTTTTTTGAGGTTTTACAATGAGTTCTTTTAATGTTTCCCTTTAATCCATAGTTTTATAAATCTATACACAATTACATAGGCATGTTTGGTGATACAACAACAGAAGATACTAGTGTTTTAAAAGATCTTTAGCTTCTGAAGTTTGATGGTATTGTTTCCTCAGTGAAGTACTCCTTTCTCACAGTCTCTACCGAACAAAACTTCACCTTCATAACAAAACAAGCATTGAATCATCTAACGAACTACCTTGTGCAGATAAAACTCAAGTCATTTGATATGGAGCTTACCAGAGAGGCATATGACTTAACCACCGGTTTGGTGAATTGCCAAATAGGCTGGAAAATGAATGGAGCATCTACAAACAGGACTTCATCCAAACGGCTTGGATAATAATAGTAAAACACATCAAACTGCAAAACAGAAAAGACAACAATAAGATCAAAGAGAAATAGAGATACCAAACCATTGAGCCTGTAAGAAGGTATATACCAGGAAGGTCAAGAACTTAAGATCTGCGTTCTGAGAACCGAAGCCACGGAGATCAAAGATCCCAAGTATCTTGTGTTGTCCTGCTGGTAGTTTACTCAAAGCCTTTTCAAGTAAAAACACACACAGCTTTTCATCTTCTATTGGATCAAGCAGctgcaataaaaaaaaatgataaatatataaataaaatcctCAAAACATCATTGAGGAAAACTTGAGATATAGTAGTGTCTAACTTGCCCCTGGGATGTGTTTTGCAGGAGCTACAATAACTACTGGTCGACCTTTAACATCTAGAAACCCATGGACATATGCTTTTCCTGTCTCAGCAGCTGCTTTGACTGAATCTTCAGATAGTTCGTTTACCTTGAACTCATGACGCCATTTCTGTAAGCTTTAGTTAAGGATTCACATTACCAACAAACCACAAGCAATGGTTTCAAGATTATTGAGTGATTGAAGAGAGAATAAGACAAGGAAGAGGATACAATAGCTttagttagctttccaatggcTTCATCAACAGAGAATCTCCTGTCTTTCAAAAACCAAAGGATCATTTCCTCATCATCTCGTCCGTTTTTGCCAATGGGGAGACTAGTGCAGTCTTTTGCAAGGCGTTCTTTTACTTCCAAAACTAGCTGCACCACAAAAGTTGCAAACTTTTTCATTACATAAACAAATCTCTCCTCATAAAAGTCCATTTAACATTCCATCTTCCACCAAACTGCTTGTCAAGTAATCTTGAAATGAAGCTAACAGAGAGCAAGAAAGAGACTAAAGAGAAGTAGTTGCTGAGTTTTtccaaagtttcaatctttactGAATAGTTCTAACTCAAGAACCCAAATCTCAGACAAAACAAGCAAAAGTTTTGTTCTTTATTCTTCTTCAGACAGAGCTTCTAATGCCAAGAACAGAGACAAGACCACAAAAGCATAAAGGCAACGAACAAGAAACCTATTGCGTAACAAAAGAAGGTAACGTCTTCGTAAACATTCATACAGTTTCcatgattctctctctctctcactaaCCTTGTTCGCATTGGGAGAATCTGACACGCAACTTCTGACGGAGAATCTGCAGCTCCGAGATCGATCACTGTAAGAGCTCTTCGGGTTTTTGAAACTGATTGAAGCAGCAAAGAGGGTTGAGCTCAAACGGATCGACATTGAGGGAAACGagcaaataaaaatcgaaactttacTCTTGTTGGTGTTAGATTCTCAGAGGAGAGATTAGAAGGAGCTATGGGTGGTGAATTGTCAATTAGGAATCTGGAATCATCTGGTTTATAGATAC is part of the Brassica rapa cultivar Chiifu-401-42 chromosome A09, CAAS_Brap_v3.01, whole genome shotgun sequence genome and harbors:
- the LOC103837445 gene encoding uncharacterized protein LOC103837445; this encodes MVLLTHQLQGSHVLLPWSSPTWSKGLVIKRPVTTIRLAGRKEKSLRLKQSCCFSLGSPCSCGLKAKSFKVTSFKGGIQNSESGGRESGKKVTNNSVKLSYRSDDDENNVNSSPKAQNTSLSYTSEADDSVTGQPAIQKLFKKWLTLLRTQSPTQVADEALGGEEEAPQTTKPETETEIKKTESLQSTKSTLWTLFWSLDASVKIPLLLFVPAFLAVNAIYGAEVTKELSPLWIAGPLIVALYVKMFQGLCTLYAFCFKQTAKVIRNLPSYYIMAYHYIAQGKLRDDVRGLVTRPMVAVKNADYKEITGAKLKQLREWLVEKYLDFVESIWPYYCRTIRFLKRANLI
- the LOC103837444 gene encoding motile sperm domain-containing protein 2, which produces MSIRLSSTLFAASISFKNPKSSYSDRSRSCRFSVRSCVSDSPNANKLVLEVKERLAKDCTSLPIGKNGRDDEEMILWFLKDRRFSVDEAIGKLTKAIKWRHEFKVNELSEDSVKAAAETGKAYVHGFLDVKGRPVVIVAPAKHIPGLLDPIEDEKLCVFLLEKALSKLPAGQHKILGIFDLRGFGSQNADLKFLTFLFDVFYYYYPSRLDEVLFVDAPFIFQPIWQFTKPVVKSYASLVKFCSVETVRKEYFTEETIPSNFRS